Proteins encoded in a region of the Rutidosis leptorrhynchoides isolate AG116_Rl617_1_P2 chromosome 9, CSIRO_AGI_Rlap_v1, whole genome shotgun sequence genome:
- the LOC139867053 gene encoding UDP-glycosyltransferase 88B1-like, with protein sequence MGTIVLYPSTFMGHLISMVELGKLIIKHHPSYTISILTLTSSFNTGSTTTYIRHISATVPAITFHHLPQIPLNLDAYPTSEAIGFDLIKRSVHNVAQALNTISPCALIIDLFCTSAMAATVSINVPVYYFITSGACCVVKLLYFPILDQIYEGSFRDMNKLIYSPGMPPIPSRDMPMPVLDRNSADYLNFLELSHYLPKSSGIIVNTFDSLEPKPIKAIRDGLCVEGQPTPPLYCIGPLLSDGGNDHHECLSWLDSQPNKSVVYLSFGSECMFSVDQLKDIANGLERSGHRFLWVIRSPPTTTKNEQFQLNSLLDLTKLLPDGFLCRTKDRGFVVKNWAPQVKVLSHESIGGFVTHCGWNSVLEATRAGVPMLAWPLYAEQRLNKIVMVEEMKLALPIDESDNGTVTSEEIEKRVRQLMESNEGKIVRDVLIKRKKDAARAMSDVCGSSRLALAKLVESWQPTVIH encoded by the coding sequence ATGGGGACAATAGTTTTGTATCCATCCACATTCATGGGTCACCTTATTTCAATGGTAGAACTCGGTAAACTCATCATTAAACATCATCCTTCCTACACTATTTCCATCCTCACCCTCACCAGTTCCTTCAACACCGGTTCCACCACCACCTACATCCGTCACATCTCCGCCACCGTCCCCGCCATCACCTTCCACCACCTTCCCCAAATTCCACTCAACCTCGACGCCTACCCGACTTCAGAAGCCATCGGTTTCGACTTAATCAAACGAAGCGTCCATAACGTTGCACAAGCCCTTAATACCATTTCTCCTTGCGCATTAATTATCGATCTTTTTTGCACTTCAGCTATGGCAGCAACAGTATCAATAAACGTCCCGGTTTACTACTTTATTACTTCGGGCGCTTGTTGCGTCGTTAAGCTTCTTTACTTCCCAATACTCGATCAAATATACGAAGGAAGTTTTAGAGACATGAACAAACTTATTTATTCACCCGGCATGCCACCCATCCCATCACGTGACATGCCCATGCCGGTTCTTGATAGAAACTCGGCTGATTATTTGAACTTTCTCGAACTCTCACATTACTTGCCTAAATCGTCCGGGATTATCGTAAACACGTTCGATTCACTTGAACCGAAACCGATTAAAGCAATTAGGGATGGATTGTGTGTTGAAGGTCAGCCTACACCACCACTTTATTGCATCGGGCCGCTTCTTTCGGACGGTGGTAATGATCATCATGAATGTTTAAGTTGGCTCGATTCGCAACCGAACAAAAGTGTTGTGTACTTAAGCTTTGGAAGTGAATGCATGTTTTCAGTTGATCAGTTGAAAGATATTGCAAATGGGCTTGAAAGGAGTGGACATAGGTTTTTATGGGTTATAAGAAGTCCACCAACGACTACAAAAaatgaacaatttcaactaaattcATTGCTTGATTTAACAAAGTTGTTGCCAGACGGGTTCTTATGTCGTACAAAGGATCGAGGTTTTGTAGTGAAGAACTGGGCCCCACAAGTGAAAGTACTGAGTCACGAGTCAATTGGTGGGTTTGTGACTCATTGTGGGTGGAACTCGGTATTGGAAGCGACACGCGCGGGTGTGCCAATGTTAGCGTGGCCGTTGTATGCTGAACAACGGTTGAATAAGATTGTGATGGTTGAGGAAATGAAATTGGCTCTACCGATTGATGAGTCGGACAATGGGACCGTAACGAGTGAGGAGATCGAGAAGCGAGTTAGACAGTTGATGGAGTCGAATGAAGGGAAGATTGTTCGAGATGTTTTGATCAAAAGGAAGAAAGATGCCGCGAGAGCGATGAGTGATGTGTGCGGGTCGTCTCGTTTGGCGCTTGCTAAATTGGTCGAGTCGTGGCAGCCGACCGTGATACATTGA